The proteins below come from a single Biomphalaria glabrata chromosome 10, xgBioGlab47.1, whole genome shotgun sequence genomic window:
- the LOC106079853 gene encoding ATP-dependent RNA helicase DDX51-like produces the protein MDVEMIEIEGPSEIGGFTVLGDFRSKEKKKIERVLPNWLQNSILIQEKNVRFSDILELDRSLVERLTENGLDKCFPVQSTVIPEILNQCRYGISGDAGFRPRDLCISAPTGSGKTLTYVLPIIQALQHRVVPHVRALVVLPVRDLAIQVYKVFKRFTQGTSLKVVLLSGKKEFRTEQCSLVWKKPHTPSSQQWTSLADIVVATKGRLLDHIEDTEGFDLTHLRFLVIDEADRLMNDVFDDWLDQIEKAAYTPKPGAYSPNPRGFPGPLTVTDCWKNDMHVQKLLFSATLSQNPELLEKMNLYLPLLFSVVAPETTTTDAQNGTQSLDTQIDKFSAPALLKEKFIDVKKAEKPLILLHFLLHKKLQRVLCFTNSVESTHRLYLLAKQWKDVKVAEISSNIHSLKRVRIIRKFARGDLQLIISSDVMTRGMDIENVQYVISYDAPQYIETYIHRVGRTARANKPGTAITLLEGKEMFHFKKMLRESGRWHKLKRILVNRKHLEPLVPQFTQALQLLPEILKEQRRQKNL, from the exons ATGGATGTTGAAATGATTGAAATAGAAGGGCCCAGTGAAATTGGAGGTTTCACTGTCTTGGGTGATTTCAGatccaaagaaaagaaaaag ATTGAAAGAGTTTTGCCAAATTGGCTTCAGAACTCAATATtgatacaagaaaaaaatgtcagattTTCTGACATTCTTGAACTGGACCGCAGTCTAGTCGAAAGGCTAACAGAAAATGGTTTAGACAAATGTTTTCCGG ttcaAAGTACAGTAATACCTGAAATTCTTAACCAGTGTCGATATGGAATATCAGGTGATGCTGGGTTTCGGCCTCGGGACCTTTGTATCTCAGCTCCAACGGGGAGTGGAAAAACTTTGACCTACGTTCTGCCAATAATACAG GCTCTACAGCACCGTGTGGTACCTCATGTCAGAGCCCTTGTTGTCCTACCTGTAAGAGATTTGGCAATCCAGGTTTATAAAGTCTTTAAAAGATTTACTCAAGGAACATCATTAAAG gttgtTCTGCTTTCTGGAAAGAAAGAATTTAGAACAGAGCAATGTTCTTTGGTTTGGAAAAA acCACATACACCTTCTTCTCAACAATGGACCAGTTTGGCTGATATTGTGGTAGCCACCAAAGGGAGACTACTTGATCACATTGAAGACACTGAAGGATTTGACCTGACACATTTACGATTCTTG GTTATCGATGAAGCAGACCGTTTAATGAATGATGTTTTCGATGACTGGTTGGATCAAATAGAAAAAGCAGCTTACACGCCCAAGCCTGGGGCCTATTCTCCAAATCCCAGAGGATTTCCTGGACCTTTGACTGTTACAGA ctGTTGGAAGAATGACATGCAT GTACAAAAGCTTTTGTTTTCTGCGACACTGTCCCAAAATCCAGAACTGCTTGAGAAGATGAACCTCTATCTCCCATTATTGTTTAGTGTAGTGGCTCCAGAAACAACCACTACAGATGCTCAGAATGGAACACAAAGTTTAG atacACAAATTGACAAATTTTCTGCTCCAGCGCTTCTTAAG GAGAAATTTATTGATGTTAAGAAAGCAGAGAAGCCCTTGATTCTACTTCACTTCTTACTCCACAAAAAGTTGCAGCGAGTTTTGTGCTTCACAAATTCTGTTGAGTCTACCCACAG GTTGTATTTGCTGGCCAAGCAGTGGAAAGATGTCAAAGTGGCTGAAATCTCTTCCAACATCCATAGTTTAAAAAGGGTGAGAATCATCCGTAAATTTGCACGGGGAGACTTGCAGTT aATAATCAGCTCTGATGTCATGACACGTGGAATGGATATTGAGAACGTCCAATATGTCATTTCATATGATGCGCCCCAATATATTgaaacatacatacacagaGTAGGCAGGACAGCAAGGGCTAATAAACCTGGAACTGCCATCACATTGTTGGAGGGGAAAGAA atGTTTCATTTCAAAAAAATGCTGCGCGAATCGGGAAGATGGCACAAGTTAAAACGAATCCTAGTGAATAGAAAACATCTTGAGCCACTAGTACCGCAGTTCACGCAAGCACTGCAATTGTTGCCAGAAATTTTGAAG GAACAAAGGCGACAGAAGAATTTATAG